One window of the Pyrus communis chromosome 17, drPyrComm1.1, whole genome shotgun sequence genome contains the following:
- the LOC137722303 gene encoding large ribosomal subunit protein uL13w, translating into MVSGSGICAKRVVVDARHHMLGRLSSILAKELLNGQKVVVVRAEEICISGGLVRQKMKYMRFLRKRMNTKPSHGPIHFRAPAKILWRTIRGMIPHKTKRGAAALARLKAYEGIPPPYDKVKRMVIPDALKVLRLQAGHKYCLLGKLSSEVGWNHYETIKELENKRKERAQVAYERKKQLNKLRVKAEKVAEEKLGPQLEIIAPIKY; encoded by the exons ATGGTGTCTGGTTCAGGTATCTGCGCAAAGCGCGTTGTGGTGGACGCCCGCCACCACATGCTCGGCCGCCTGTCGTCGATCCTCGCCAAGGAGCTGCTCAACGGCCAGAAGGTCGTGGTTGTTCGCGCGGAGGAGATCTGTATCTCCGGTGGGCTGGTGAGGCAGAAGATGAAGTACATGAGGTTCTTGCGTAAGCGCATGAACACCAAGCCTTCTCATGGTCCCATCCACTTCCGCGCCCCTGCTAAGATCCTCTGGCGCACCATCCGTGG GATGATTCCCCATAAGACTAAGCGTGGTGCTGCTGCACTTGCTCGTTTGAAGGCATATGAGGGTATTCCACCTCCATATGACAAGGTTAAGAGGATGGTCATTCCTGATGCACTCAA GGTCTTGAGGCTTCAAGCGGGACACAAGTACTGTTTGTTGGGCAAGCTTTCTTCTGAGGTTGGATGGAACCACTATGAGACCATCAAG GAGCTTGAGAacaagagaaaggagagagccCAGGTTGCTTATGAGAGGAAGAAACAGTTGAACAAACTGAGGGTGAAAGCAGAAAAGGTTGCTGAGGAGAAACTAGGACCCCAGCTTGAGATCATTGCCCCAATTAAATATTGA